A window of Candidatus Jettenia caeni contains these coding sequences:
- a CDS encoding excinuclease ABC subunit C — protein MKLQNKLKKIPVSPGVYLMMDAKHEVIYVGKAKNLRNRVRSYFRKNTDNRLYTEHLVQTIADIDFVLTETEKEALILENNLIKQFKPKFNIDLRDNKTFISIRLDVNDTFPYPRVVRQIEDNGALYFGPYASTRAVRETLRYINETIPIRKCPDSVLKKRTRPCLYYQIHKCMGPCCGLVDEETYRGLIDQVALILKGKHEDLIDILRKQMYEESKAMQYEKAAKIRDRIRDIEETVEKQKIHSMNFIDRDVFGYYINGNEVYIQVMFIRAGNMEDVSSYHFSSRHTTIGEIFRSFLNQFYSQTRFIPSEVIIPTESEDAELLEEWLSERKGKRVVVICPHRGEKMRLIEMAQKNAENAWLVSQVHSRDFTRTLHALKETLRLQQIPERIECFDISNTFGKQAVGSMVTFEQGKPNKSRYKRFRIKTVGKIDDYAMMHEVLTRRYKRAMEEGDLPHLIVVDGGKGQLGVALKVFEELAIGNVDVIALAKGKTANNVTGEKIGEQVFVPYMPEPIMLNPSSSELLFLDKIRDEAHRFAITYHRKLRAKEYYKSPLDEISGVGTARKKALMKCFGSIEGIRNATVEQLIEISKLPPIVAHAIFHHFHKSEEAISHE, from the coding sequence GTGAAATTGCAAAACAAGCTAAAGAAGATTCCCGTTTCACCGGGTGTTTATCTTATGATGGATGCTAAACACGAGGTAATCTATGTGGGGAAAGCCAAGAATTTGAGAAATCGGGTGAGAAGTTATTTTCGTAAGAATACAGACAATAGGTTATATACAGAGCATCTGGTACAAACTATTGCAGATATTGATTTTGTGCTTACCGAAACAGAAAAAGAGGCGCTTATTCTTGAAAATAACCTGATTAAACAATTTAAACCAAAATTTAATATTGATCTCCGTGATAATAAGACCTTTATAAGTATCAGGCTCGATGTTAATGATACATTTCCGTACCCCAGGGTAGTACGCCAAATTGAGGATAATGGTGCACTGTATTTCGGACCGTATGCTTCTACGAGGGCTGTAAGGGAGACATTACGGTATATTAACGAAACCATTCCTATTCGCAAATGTCCTGATAGTGTGTTAAAAAAGAGGACCAGGCCATGCCTTTACTATCAGATTCATAAATGCATGGGACCATGTTGTGGTCTTGTAGATGAGGAAACATATCGGGGCCTGATCGATCAGGTAGCCCTGATTTTAAAAGGGAAACATGAAGACCTTATCGATATACTGAGAAAGCAGATGTATGAGGAATCCAAAGCTATGCAGTACGAGAAGGCTGCAAAGATACGTGATCGTATTCGGGATATTGAGGAAACGGTGGAGAAGCAGAAAATCCATTCCATGAATTTTATAGACCGTGACGTTTTTGGATATTATATAAATGGAAATGAGGTGTATATTCAGGTTATGTTTATCAGGGCGGGTAATATGGAAGATGTATCCTCTTATCATTTTTCTTCAAGACATACTACCATCGGAGAGATATTCAGATCTTTTTTGAATCAATTTTACAGCCAGACAAGATTTATACCTTCTGAAGTGATTATTCCTACAGAATCTGAGGATGCGGAGTTGCTTGAGGAATGGCTTAGTGAAAGGAAGGGTAAAAGAGTGGTGGTTATATGCCCTCATCGGGGTGAGAAGATGCGTCTTATTGAAATGGCACAGAAGAATGCTGAAAATGCGTGGCTGGTATCTCAGGTTCATAGCAGAGATTTTACCAGGACATTACATGCCCTGAAAGAAACCCTCAGATTACAACAAATACCGGAACGTATAGAATGTTTTGATATTTCCAATACCTTTGGTAAACAGGCGGTAGGGTCTATGGTTACTTTTGAACAGGGAAAGCCAAACAAATCCCGGTATAAACGGTTCAGAATTAAAACAGTAGGCAAGATCGATGATTATGCTATGATGCACGAGGTGTTAACCAGAAGGTATAAGAGGGCTATGGAAGAAGGCGACTTGCCTCATTTAATTGTGGTGGATGGCGGCAAGGGCCAATTGGGTGTTGCCTTAAAGGTGTTTGAGGAACTGGCAATTGGCAATGTTGATGTAATTGCCCTTGCCAAAGGCAAAACAGCAAATAATGTGACAGGAGAAAAGATCGGGGAACAGGTTTTTGTTCCTTATATGCCGGAACCCATTATGCTCAATCCATCCTCATCTGAACTTTTATTTCTTGATAAAATTCGAGACGAGGCCCATCGCTTTGCTATTACCTATCATAGAAAACTGCGGGCTAAAGAATACTATAAATCACCCCTTGATGAAATTTCCGGAGTTGGAACTGCACGCAAAAAGGCCTTAATGAAGTGTTTTGGAAGTATTGAAGGTATACGAAACGCCACGGTTGAGCAATTAATCGAAATTAGCAAACTCCCACCCATAGTTGCACATGCAATATTTCATCATTTTCATAAATCGGAAGAGGCAATTAGCCACGAATGA
- a CDS encoding poly-gamma-glutamate biosynthesis protein, with protein MKFLFTGDVMLGRFVNEILQEELPTHPWGNTLPIFWDADVRICNLECVISNRGNPWTITPKVFHFRSDAKNIEVLKAAGIHIVSLANNHTLDYEYEAMFEMLKILDNAGIRHAGAGINRNEASRPAFLETGGMKIGFIAFTDNESDWEATEEKPGIFYVPVDTEDNRAKRLFEIIRSTKKEVQVLVVSAHWGPNWGNLPQPHHIPFGHTLINAGADIVFGHSCHVFQGIEIYLGKPIIYSAGDFIDDYAVDERERNDESFIFTVEVCDSRIHMLRLYPTLISDFQATLATQIDAKRILLKMQRLCAGFNTSIRNNEKWRYGDIFI; from the coding sequence ATGAAATTTCTTTTCACCGGTGATGTAATGCTTGGCCGATTCGTTAACGAAATATTACAGGAAGAATTGCCGACTCATCCATGGGGCAATACGTTACCAATTTTTTGGGATGCTGATGTACGAATTTGCAATCTTGAATGTGTGATCTCCAACCGGGGTAATCCATGGACAATAACCCCCAAGGTTTTCCATTTCAGGTCGGATGCCAAAAATATTGAAGTATTGAAAGCTGCCGGAATACATATTGTTTCTTTGGCTAATAATCATACCCTGGATTATGAATATGAAGCGATGTTTGAGATGTTGAAGATTTTAGATAATGCAGGTATTCGTCATGCTGGCGCCGGTATCAATAGAAATGAGGCATCACGGCCAGCATTTCTTGAGACGGGGGGGATGAAGATAGGATTTATTGCCTTTACTGATAATGAGTCAGACTGGGAAGCAACGGAAGAAAAGCCAGGCATTTTTTATGTTCCTGTCGATACCGAAGATAACCGGGCGAAGAGACTCTTTGAGATTATCCGCAGCACGAAAAAAGAGGTACAGGTCTTAGTTGTCTCGGCTCATTGGGGACCAAATTGGGGAAATCTGCCTCAACCTCACCATATTCCTTTTGGTCATACATTAATTAATGCTGGCGCTGATATCGTCTTTGGTCATTCCTGCCACGTTTTTCAAGGTATAGAGATATATCTCGGCAAGCCGATTATCTACAGTGCTGGTGATTTTATCGATGATTATGCAGTTGATGAGAGAGAGCGTAATGATGAGTCTTTTATTTTTACCGTTGAGGTCTGTGATTCCCGAATTCACATGCTTCGGCTTTACCCAACTCTTATCAGTGATTTTCAGGCAACGTTAGCAACGCAGATTGATGCAAAAAGAATACTATTAAAAATGCAGCGGTTGTGTGCCGGATTTAACACATCAATCCGAAATAATGAAAAATGGCGGTATGGCGATATTTTCATTTAA
- a CDS encoding phosphoribosyltransferase — translation MKNIIFKDRRDAGSRLADELTKRGYRNQPFMVLGIPRGGIVVADEIAEALSAPLDVVIVRKIRAPYQPELGIGAVVDGDNISIINEELVRAVGASQEYLRSEIAYQREEIERRLQLYRAGRPSPEITGRKIVVVDDGIATGYTFRAALEGLRRRNPATLIAAVPVAAQGSLDILYDFADEIICLSIPDSFIAVGAWYLDFNQVSDEEAIEILHRNWAKFKPQKPVNA, via the coding sequence ATGAAAAATATTATTTTTAAAGATCGGCGTGATGCAGGGAGCAGGCTTGCTGATGAACTTACAAAACGTGGATACCGCAATCAACCGTTCATGGTATTGGGTATTCCACGCGGGGGAATTGTCGTTGCTGACGAAATTGCCGAAGCACTGTCCGCTCCTCTTGATGTAGTTATTGTCCGTAAAATCCGGGCTCCCTATCAGCCTGAATTGGGTATTGGCGCTGTAGTGGACGGTGACAATATCAGTATTATTAATGAAGAGCTGGTTCGCGCTGTAGGCGCCTCGCAAGAATATCTCAGAAGCGAGATAGCCTATCAGCGGGAAGAGATTGAACGGCGGCTGCAGTTGTATCGGGCCGGTCGGCCGTCTCCGGAAATTACCGGAAGGAAAATTGTTGTCGTTGACGATGGTATTGCAACGGGTTATACATTTCGTGCGGCATTAGAAGGTCTCCGCCGGCGTAATCCTGCAACGTTGATCGCTGCGGTGCCTGTTGCCGCTCAGGGGAGTTTGGATATACTGTATGATTTTGCAGATGAAATAATTTGTCTCAGCATTCCGGATTCATTTATCGCCGTAGGTGCGTGGTACCTCGACTTTAATCAGGTAAGTGATGAGGAAGCTATTGAAATTCTTCATCGTAACTGGGCTAAGTTCAAGCCTCAGAAACCGGTGAATGCCTGA
- a CDS encoding glucokinase regulator has translation MVNIKDRSQLLTEQRNPRTTDIDCKTTLEIIDIINAEDAKVFTAIHRERKHIAKAADLIVDAFKAGGRLIYVGSGTSGRLGILDAAECPPTFGTNPHMITGIIAGGEKAVFQSIEGAEDLPEDGAHDIQRKEVNHRDVVVGITTGGTTPYVMGALFEAKKRNAKTIFLCCNPETTPNFDIDVIIRPIAGPEVIAGSTRMKAGTVTKLILNMLTTTAMIKMGKVYENLMIDLRVLNAKLADRAERIIMTVTGIGREDAKKLLEAAFGNVKVALVMQKLTLDYAEAKKRLDAQDGFVRKVLEKY, from the coding sequence ATGGTAAATATCAAGGACCGTTCACAACTATTAACTGAACAGCGTAATCCCCGTACCACCGATATTGACTGCAAAACCACCCTGGAAATCATCGATATAATTAATGCCGAAGACGCAAAGGTCTTTACGGCCATCCATAGAGAACGGAAACATATCGCAAAGGCTGCTGACCTGATCGTTGATGCTTTTAAGGCTGGTGGCAGGCTTATATACGTTGGCTCAGGAACCAGCGGAAGACTTGGTATATTAGATGCAGCCGAGTGCCCTCCCACCTTTGGCACTAATCCTCATATGATCACCGGCATCATTGCAGGTGGTGAGAAGGCAGTATTTCAATCGATAGAAGGCGCCGAGGATTTACCGGAAGATGGCGCACATGATATTCAACGAAAAGAGGTAAACCATCGGGATGTTGTTGTTGGTATTACCACAGGAGGCACAACCCCGTATGTTATGGGCGCCCTTTTCGAAGCGAAAAAACGCAATGCAAAAACAATCTTTTTGTGCTGCAATCCGGAGACTACGCCGAACTTCGATATTGATGTCATTATCAGACCAATTGCAGGACCTGAAGTCATAGCAGGTTCTACCCGTATGAAGGCTGGTACGGTTACAAAGCTCATATTAAATATGCTAACCACAACAGCCATGATTAAGATGGGAAAGGTCTATGAAAATCTTATGATAGATTTACGGGTTCTCAACGCAAAACTTGCTGATCGTGCAGAACGTATTATCATGACCGTTACCGGTATCGGTCGGGAAGATGCCAAAAAATTGTTAGAAGCCGCCTTTGGTAACGTAAAAGTTGCTCTTGTTATGCAAAAACTTACTCTTGACTATGCAGAAGCAAAAAAAAGATTAGATGCTCAGGATGGTTTTGTAAGAAAAGTTTTAGAAAAATATTAG
- a CDS encoding ABC transporter permease component has product MNFIALKMLVGNRAKYLGIIIGLTFASLLITQQAAIFLGLMTRTYSFLTDTSLPDIWVVDPKIQFVDDLKPLKETESLRVRSVEGVAWAVPMYKGLLKARLPNGTFQTCNFIGLDDETLIGGPPEMLQGRLADLRRSDAVIVDIVGAAGKLATVLPDGRRIPLKIGDTMELNDHRAVVVGICRVQRTFQSQPVVYTTFSRATIFAPRERKLMSFILVKAKPGQDFHELCQRIRRITGLAAYTREDFITLTVRYYMKYTGIPINFGITVVLGFIVGIAIAGQTFHNFTLDNLRYFGTLKAMGASDGMLLRMIMLQATMVGCIGYGLGVGAASALGLMSGSTELSFQLPWQLLLFSAIAVTLICVASAALSMLKVIRLEPAIVFKS; this is encoded by the coding sequence ATGAATTTTATTGCATTAAAAATGCTTGTCGGAAATCGGGCTAAATATCTGGGCATTATTATCGGATTAACCTTTGCATCCCTGCTCATTACCCAACAAGCAGCAATCTTTCTGGGATTGATGACACGGACGTACAGCTTCCTGACGGATACGTCACTTCCCGACATATGGGTGGTAGACCCAAAAATACAATTCGTTGACGATCTCAAACCGTTAAAAGAAACGGAATCACTTCGCGTTCGAAGCGTGGAAGGCGTTGCATGGGCGGTCCCGATGTATAAAGGGCTGCTGAAGGCCCGACTTCCCAACGGAACTTTCCAGACATGTAATTTTATTGGTCTTGATGATGAGACGTTAATCGGTGGTCCGCCGGAAATGCTGCAGGGACGGTTAGCAGACCTCCGCCGCAGTGACGCCGTTATTGTTGATATTGTCGGCGCTGCCGGCAAGCTGGCAACCGTTTTACCGGATGGGAGGCGTATACCCCTGAAAATTGGCGATACTATGGAGCTGAACGACCATCGCGCTGTCGTTGTTGGTATTTGCCGGGTACAGAGAACTTTTCAGTCGCAGCCGGTTGTTTATACAACCTTCTCACGGGCGACTATCTTTGCGCCCCGTGAGCGCAAACTGATGTCATTCATACTGGTGAAAGCAAAACCAGGGCAAGATTTTCATGAACTATGCCAGCGTATCCGGCGGATAACCGGCCTGGCTGCATATACGCGGGAAGATTTCATAACGCTTACCGTCCGGTATTACATGAAATACACCGGTATCCCTATTAATTTTGGGATTACGGTTGTGCTCGGTTTCATAGTCGGTATTGCTATCGCAGGACAGACATTTCACAACTTTACCCTTGATAACCTTCGTTATTTTGGAACACTAAAGGCAATGGGCGCCTCGGATGGTATGCTGTTGCGAATGATCATGCTACAGGCAACTATGGTTGGCTGTATCGGATATGGGCTTGGGGTCGGAGCCGCTTCGGCTCTAGGTCTCATGTCAGGCAGCACAGAACTCTCTTTCCAACTGCCGTGGCAGCTCCTGCTTTTTAGCGCGATTGCCGTTACTTTGATTTGCGTTGCTTCAGCAGCACTGAGCATGCTGAAAGTAATACGATTGGAACCGGCAATTGTCTTTAAGAGCTAA
- a CDS encoding putative transposase: MKKPFSIPLLSQMLFHRTPKSVQEKLIAVYLWTLMTYWGHFSISLVAQYLKRHKAQVSRHMKNNLFLDNLSQKMLPKELSGRIGKKAHLIIDSTMKAKRGKKLCNLQKFKTSRGFIIGHCFVFALLICEDNSSWIIAVKPYLTKAFCRRTNQEFKTQNQLAVEILQEVSLPLETHVIVVADSAFVAHFIVSEITTHPQWSFVSSLDSNRKITIKGYTRHTADFKKEYLPALKKISISCNGRKNTLKVMSISAEVSKVGPATVVLSQRDRQTLALIGVGKRLSLRAICYAYLLRWRIEILFKELKQYLHFGSYHCRDFEAYMNHILLVILAYNILKSLYPKFSIAEAKKQVSQSSQAVFLYELKHDLTKFHGNRIVKNKIFQALSAMTAIFPLSMAG; this comes from the coding sequence ATGAAGAAACCATTCTCAATCCCTTTGCTTTCACAGATGCTGTTTCACCGTACCCCTAAATCCGTTCAGGAAAAACTTATTGCTGTTTATCTGTGGACACTAATGACTTATTGGGGTCATTTCAGTATCAGCTTAGTTGCCCAATATCTCAAACGACATAAAGCACAAGTATCCAGACACATGAAGAACAATCTATTCTTAGATAATCTCTCTCAGAAAATGCTTCCCAAAGAACTCTCCGGAAGAATTGGGAAAAAGGCACATCTGATTATCGATTCTACAATGAAGGCCAAAAGAGGGAAAAAGCTCTGCAATCTTCAGAAGTTCAAGACTTCCCGTGGATTCATTATTGGCCACTGTTTTGTCTTTGCCCTGCTTATCTGTGAAGACAATTCATCATGGATTATAGCCGTAAAACCCTATCTTACCAAAGCATTTTGTAGAAGAACCAACCAAGAGTTTAAGACCCAAAACCAATTAGCCGTAGAGATCTTACAGGAGGTCTCTCTTCCGTTAGAAACCCATGTCATCGTGGTTGCCGACTCTGCCTTTGTAGCGCACTTTATCGTATCAGAAATTACCACTCATCCCCAATGGTCATTTGTCAGTTCTTTAGACTCCAATCGAAAGATTACCATCAAGGGATACACCCGGCATACTGCTGATTTTAAGAAAGAATACTTACCAGCCCTTAAAAAAATATCCATTTCTTGTAATGGACGAAAAAATACTTTAAAAGTTATGTCAATCAGCGCTGAAGTATCAAAGGTTGGCCCTGCCACCGTAGTGCTCTCTCAGCGTGATCGTCAAACCCTTGCCCTTATAGGTGTTGGTAAAAGACTTTCTCTCAGAGCAATCTGTTATGCCTATCTCTTGCGATGGAGAATAGAGATTCTCTTTAAGGAACTCAAACAGTATCTGCATTTTGGCTCGTATCATTGCAGAGATTTTGAAGCTTATATGAACCATATTCTTTTGGTGATTCTGGCATATAACATTCTGAAGTCTCTGTATCCAAAATTTTCAATTGCTGAAGCGAAAAAACAGGTAAGTCAGTCTTCCCAAGCAGTATTTTTGTACGAACTGAAGCATGACTTAACAAAATTTCACGGCAATAGAATCGTTAAGAACAAGATTTTTCAGGCTCTCTCAGCCATGACTGCCATCTTTCCCTTATCTATGGCTGGTTAG
- a CDS encoding ABC transporter ATP-binding component, whose product MSLRANEVFLDYHRYNYRLRRQENRNLAQHLPEYKDKDFNRMKNKDTIAVRCKGITKTYGTGDTQVHALSGVDLEVRTGEHMMLVGPSGSGKTTLISIIAGVLDRDGGECVVFDHDFAHMNRYEKTRYRGQNIGFVFQLFNLIPSLSAAENVAVPLLINGVRRREAIDRAREILGRVGLGNRTFSLPEELSGGQQQRVAIARAIVHNPRLIVCDEPTSALDHETGHKVMELLCQVAVGTDRVLIVVTHDARIFEFASRIAKMDDGHIISVTNTPRYISDEKKELGVSHD is encoded by the coding sequence TTGTCTTTAAGAGCTAATGAGGTATTTTTAGATTACCATAGGTATAATTACCGATTACGCAGACAAGAGAATAGAAATTTAGCACAACATCTTCCTGAATATAAGGATAAAGATTTTAACCGTATGAAAAATAAGGATACTATTGCAGTCCGTTGTAAAGGCATTACGAAAACCTACGGGACCGGAGACACACAGGTGCATGCCCTGAGCGGTGTGGATCTGGAAGTCCGCACGGGTGAACATATGATGCTCGTTGGTCCTTCAGGCAGTGGCAAGACCACATTGATCTCTATTATTGCAGGTGTCCTCGATCGGGACGGTGGCGAATGCGTGGTATTTGACCATGATTTTGCCCATATGAACCGTTATGAGAAAACGAGGTACCGTGGACAAAATATCGGGTTTGTCTTCCAATTGTTCAATCTCATCCCGTCTCTGTCGGCAGCTGAAAACGTTGCCGTGCCCCTGTTAATCAACGGAGTCAGGAGGCGCGAGGCAATTGACAGGGCGCGGGAAATTCTTGGCCGCGTTGGGCTGGGAAACCGTACGTTCTCCCTGCCGGAAGAACTATCAGGCGGCCAGCAGCAGAGGGTCGCCATTGCACGGGCAATTGTGCATAATCCAAGGCTTATCGTTTGTGACGAGCCTACCAGCGCGCTTGATCACGAAACCGGACACAAGGTCATGGAGCTTTTATGTCAGGTAGCAGTTGGCACTGATCGCGTGTTAATCGTTGTTACCCATGATGCGCGTATTTTCGAATTCGCCAGCCGTATTGCTAAAATGGATGACGGCCACATTATTTCGGTAACAAATACACCCCGTTATATATCGGATGAAAAAAAAGAATTAGGAGTTTCCCATGATTAG
- a CDS encoding putative D-lactate dehydrogenase yields the protein MLRSTDPGIIHPYLKDASNLNGGYAQEVVFPENETEVVQILEEASCTRTPVTISGNGTGLVGARIPFGGIVLSTEKLGGLRGVYQTDSKSGYIITGPALTLKGLQEAASANGLLYPPDPTEQNAFIGASVATNASGARTFKYGATRKWVRRLRIVLATGDILDLHRGEFLADSEDHIFLNGSRNTFELKLPHYRSPRIKHSAGYYITPGMSALDLFIGSEGTLGVFTEVEVELILKPYGFFSGIVFLNQEEDAWHLVDQARDESLKNRVSQTKDQFDASVLEYFDSHALHILRTAYPQIPPQAQSAVFFEQEILPHSKKKLTEQWFRLFQNHQVLLDQSWFSESSQEHTEFRVFRHAIPALVNKLLRQHHQMKIGTDFTVPKEHFFDLLRLYRQILKDSGLRYCTFGHIADNHLHVNILPQNDSEAQRGWQLYGQIADIIIRWGGSISAEHGVGKIKRNYLLNMVGRSGIKEMACIKKKLDPYGILGRGNIIPEEFVDT from the coding sequence ATGCTCCGCAGCACTGATCCAGGTATAATACACCCTTACCTTAAAGATGCTTCAAACCTTAACGGTGGTTATGCGCAGGAGGTCGTCTTCCCCGAAAATGAAACAGAGGTTGTTCAGATACTGGAAGAGGCATCATGTACCAGGACGCCAGTAACGATCTCAGGAAACGGGACAGGCCTTGTGGGGGCGAGAATACCGTTCGGAGGGATTGTTCTTTCAACTGAAAAATTAGGTGGATTAAGAGGAGTTTATCAAACAGATAGTAAATCGGGTTATATCATAACAGGACCTGCCCTCACCTTGAAAGGGCTTCAGGAAGCAGCTTCAGCGAATGGGCTTCTTTACCCGCCAGATCCCACGGAGCAGAACGCATTTATTGGCGCCAGTGTAGCGACCAATGCCTCCGGGGCCAGAACCTTCAAATATGGAGCTACCCGCAAGTGGGTGAGAAGATTAAGAATCGTTCTTGCGACAGGTGACATCCTGGACTTGCACCGTGGAGAATTCCTTGCCGATTCAGAAGATCATATTTTTCTGAATGGTTCCAGAAATACCTTTGAACTAAAGTTACCCCACTATCGTTCACCACGCATAAAACATTCGGCCGGTTATTACATCACACCAGGGATGAGCGCCCTGGATCTCTTTATCGGGTCAGAGGGAACTTTAGGCGTATTCACTGAAGTTGAGGTTGAGCTTATTCTCAAACCTTACGGATTCTTTAGTGGAATCGTTTTTCTCAATCAGGAGGAAGATGCCTGGCATCTGGTAGATCAGGCCAGAGATGAGTCGTTAAAGAACCGTGTTTCTCAGACAAAAGATCAATTCGATGCCAGTGTTCTGGAATATTTTGATTCCCATGCTCTTCACATCCTGCGTACTGCCTATCCTCAAATCCCGCCACAAGCCCAATCGGCTGTTTTCTTTGAACAGGAAATTCTCCCTCATTCAAAAAAAAAGCTTACAGAACAATGGTTTCGGTTATTCCAAAACCATCAGGTCCTGTTAGACCAGAGTTGGTTCAGCGAAAGTTCTCAAGAACATACTGAATTTCGCGTGTTTCGCCACGCTATCCCCGCTCTCGTTAACAAACTCTTACGGCAACACCACCAAATGAAGATTGGCACTGATTTTACCGTTCCAAAAGAACACTTTTTTGATCTCTTGAGACTGTACCGGCAAATCCTGAAGGATTCAGGCCTTCGATACTGTACCTTCGGACACATTGCGGACAATCACCTTCACGTAAACATTCTTCCACAGAACGATAGCGAGGCACAAAGAGGATGGCAACTCTACGGCCAAATTGCCGATATAATTATTCGTTGGGGAGGTTCTATCTCTGCAGAGCATGGAGTGGGCAAGATCAAAAGGAATTATCTGCTCAATATGGTTGGACGCTCAGGTATTAAGGAGATGGCCTGCATTAAGAAAAAGCTCGATCCTTATGGAATTTTAGGAAGAGGAAATATTATTCCGGAAGAGTTTGTGGATACCTGA
- a CDS encoding putative phosphoribosyltransferase, whose product MNQSITIEKHEKEVEILADTVRLQGILGLPLRTKGVVIFAHGSGSGRFSPRNNFVARVLQDAGIATLLVDLLEESEAMDRQKVFDIDLLAGRLLANTHWVQDQSEMKDMRIGFFGASTGAGAALQAAAREPNKIAAVVSRGGRPDLAMEHLSHVQAPTLLIAGGDDKPVIPLNEAAYIRLKCPKELVIIPGATHLFEEPGALEKVAQLARDWFIKNFLLKI is encoded by the coding sequence ATGAATCAATCAATAACCATAGAAAAGCACGAAAAGGAGGTTGAGATTCTTGCGGATACTGTGCGCCTCCAGGGTATTTTGGGTTTACCTCTCCGGACCAAAGGAGTGGTTATATTTGCTCATGGCAGCGGGAGTGGTCGTTTCAGTCCCCGAAATAATTTCGTTGCGCGGGTTCTCCAGGATGCGGGTATTGCTACATTACTGGTAGACCTGCTAGAGGAATCGGAGGCTATGGACCGCCAAAAGGTCTTCGACATAGATCTTCTCGCTGGACGCCTTTTAGCCAATACACATTGGGTACAGGATCAGTCAGAGATGAAAGATATGAGGATAGGTTTTTTTGGAGCAAGTACCGGCGCTGGCGCAGCGCTTCAGGCAGCAGCGCGTGAGCCGAATAAGATTGCGGCTGTAGTTTCACGCGGAGGACGCCCTGATCTTGCTATGGAGCATCTGTCGCATGTTCAGGCGCCTACCTTGCTTATTGCAGGGGGTGATGATAAACCGGTTATCCCGCTGAATGAGGCAGCATATATACGGTTGAAGTGTCCCAAAGAACTTGTTATCATACCGGGCGCTACTCATCTTTTTGAAGAACCCGGCGCGTTGGAAAAAGTTGCGCAATTAGCGCGGGATTGGTTTATCAAAAATTTTCTTCTGAAAATATAA
- a CDS encoding transcriptional regulator translates to MIDALNLKTRQRLLEAAGEVFATVGFRNATIREICKRAHANVAAVNYYFHDKEALYSAVLQYTHQCAVEKYPPNLGLGDNATAVQRLRAFIRSFLLRFFDEGRPAWHGKLMAREMIEPTHALDVLVENEIRPNSQLLELIVRELLDFRANNEFIQLCVRSIVSQCVFYHHARPVINRLYPDQKYRREDIERLTDHITRFSLGALKEFKKQLRIKKK, encoded by the coding sequence ATGATTGATGCGCTTAATCTCAAGACGCGACAACGACTTTTGGAAGCAGCGGGTGAAGTATTCGCAACCGTTGGGTTTCGGAACGCTACCATCCGTGAGATTTGCAAGCGGGCACACGCAAACGTAGCGGCAGTTAACTACTATTTCCATGATAAAGAGGCCCTTTACTCGGCAGTTCTGCAGTACACTCACCAATGTGCAGTCGAAAAATATCCTCCCAATCTTGGCTTGGGTGATAACGCAACTGCCGTACAGCGGCTACGGGCATTTATACGGTCGTTTCTTCTCCGCTTCTTCGATGAAGGCCGTCCTGCATGGCATGGTAAGCTTATGGCACGGGAGATGATTGAACCGACGCACGCTCTTGATGTGCTGGTAGAAAATGAGATCCGCCCCAATTCACAGCTCTTAGAGTTGATTGTGCGCGAACTGCTTGATTTCAGAGCAAATAATGAATTCATTCAACTATGCGTCAGAAGTATTGTTTCCCAATGCGTTTTTTACCATCATGCACGACCCGTAATCAACCGTCTCTATCCTGACCAGAAATACCGTCGTGAGGATATTGAACGATTAACGGATCACATTACCCGTTTCTCGCTTGGAGCTTTAAAAGAATTCAAAAAGCAATTACGGATCAAGAAAAAATGA